CCCTGGCCTCAAACTTCTCCCGGTTGACCACCACGCGCTGGTGCGTGCCCTCGCCGATGAGACCGGCCGCGTCATAGGCGGCCACTTTGAAGCTGAGGCCCTTGCCGTTGGGCGAAACGTCCGTAAGCTCCGCCTCAAAACGCACGCCCATGCCGCAGGGCGTGGCCGCCACATGGGAAACCTGAATGCCCGTGCCCACGGTGGTCTGGCCGTCTTCCAGCAAGCCCTGCACCATTGCCACAGCCGTGGCCTCCATCCAGGCCACCATCATGGCCGTGGAAAAAACCTCCACCAGCCCGCTGCCCACACTGCTGGCCAGCATGGCCGAGGTCACCGTCACTTCTTTCCGGCCGTGCAGGCCGGGCGCCAACTTGCTCATGCGTCACTCTCTTTGCGCTGCATGCAGGAGCACCCCCGCCGGTTTCCCA
The nucleotide sequence above comes from Desulfovibrio legallii. Encoded proteins:
- a CDS encoding thioesterase family protein gives rise to the protein MSKLAPGLHGRKEVTVTSAMLASSVGSGLVEVFSTAMMVAWMEATAVAMVQGLLEDGQTTVGTGIQVSHVAATPCGMGVRFEAELTDVSPNGKGLSFKVAAYDAAGLIGEGTHQRVVVNREKFEARARAKGQAPA